DNA from Nitrospirota bacterium:
AGACAGCCATTGAGAAACTGGAGCCAGACTGTCTCTCAACTTGCTTTATTTTTTGAGGGTAGGCTAAAATTGGATATTACCGTTTAAGGTGATTTCACACTTGACACAGTTTATTGAATATATCCAAATTATTTTTAAGAACCTTAAAATTAAAATATTTTATTACGTCTTCCACAAGCAATTGCTCTCCATTAATTTGTTAAAAGTACATATTGTTCGTTATAAGTCCACAATGTCGGACACCAAAGGCAATCCATGGCGAGATATAAGACATTATTCAGTTTTGCTATAATCATCTATGTCTCTACTTACAGTAAGGCAACTTACTCTAAAAAAGCGTATTTATATCTTATGATGACTTTTTCCAATCACTATATTTATAGATTACGTAATTCTAACATTACATAACTTACAAATTACTTACAGATGCTTACAAACTATAACACTTTTACTTCAAATAATCTTAACAATCCCAAACCTAAAATTCTGTAATCCAAATTACAAAACAAGATCTTTTCTTAAAAATTGTGAGATTAAAGATGATATTTCCTGACGATACACTTTTTGGTAGCATGAAAGAGCTATATTTAAAATACGTTTACAACTCCTTTACGTAGAACTTTAATTTCCTCTGTTACCTCAACGATGGTAGAGGGCGCGCCTCCTGGAGTTTTTCCGCCATCAATAACAACATCTATTGAGCCAGAGCCAAAAAAGTATTTTAATACGGTGTCAGCGTCAGCAGGTGGCGGATAGCCGGATGGATTTGCGCTTGTTGAGGTTATTGGATAGTTTAGGTACTGAGCAAGGTTAAGAGCAAACGACTCACCGGGAATACGCACGGCAATAGTACCCTCGTTGCTGGATATAAACCTGTTGTGAAACTCTTGCTTAGCTTTAAGGATAACTGTCAGGGGTCCTGGCCAATATATCTGTCCAAGCTTAAGGGTTTTGTCATCAAGTGAAGTAACTATGCTTTTAATAGCTTCAACAGAGCCTGCAATAAGCGGAAACGGTTTATTATCTGCCCTTTCTTTAAGCACTGAGAGCCTTTCAAGTGCATCCTCGTTGTAGAAGGCCACACCGAGCGCATAGAATGTCTCAGTCGGATATGCTATGATTTGCCCATCAGAGAGCGCCTTTGCAGCCGCTTCAAGGGCATCCGGCAAGCGGTAGTCTTTTAGTGATATTAGTTTGATGTATATCCTCCAGAATGTTTCAATATTAGCAATATTGCCTTTTTAATTAACTCAGCTAATAAAAACTGGATTCCTGCTTTCGCAGGAATGACAGAAAAAAAGAAGTCCATCCTCTGTCATTCCCGCCAACTAGCGGGAATCCAGTCCTTTTTTTAATCCTTAGTTAACAGAAAATCTTCTATCGGCGTTGACTTCGTAAGTATTTTCACAGTTATAGATGAGTTGTACTGCTACTGCCGCGAATATGAATACAGGGCAAGTTCTTTGATTTTGCTATCAGCTTTTCTTAATCGTTCGCTAAAAACATAGGCCAGTTTCTTAAACACTTTAAGAGTTACTATATCGTCATAGCCGTCCATGATTCTCTTATCCAGCTCAAACAGCATGACATCCTCATCTGACCTTGCTCTGGCTGAACGCGTAGCATTTTCAAGTATCGCCATTTCACCAAAACAAGCGCCGGGCTCCAGTGTGTGCAAAACCTCCTCAAGGCCATCACCAAGCACCTTTATAATAGAAACAGACCCCTCTATTATCACATAAAACCTGTCTCCGGGCTGACCCTCCTCAAAAATCAAGTCGTTTCTCTTGTACTTCCTGCATTTTGCCATTCTAAGGAGCTTATAGACATCCTCATCAGCCATAAAAGAAAAGAAATCAAGCTTTCTTATCTTTGTAAACGTATCGGTGACGGCAGATGGGATGCTTCTTATAGCATCGTTTATTGCCTTAAGCAGCTCATTCATTTGAAAAGGAAATTTTAATACTGAACTTACTCCGTTATCATAAAGGCGTTTTAGTTCGTTAACATTTATGTCGTCACTGACTATTGTCAGTACTCTCAACTTAGCAAGACTATTATGAGCTTTAACTGCTTTAAGCAGATTTTCGTTATCAGCCTTAAGAGTCTGATTATCTACTATAACGAGATCGCATTTTTCTCTTATGAGATAACCTATCATATTCCTGTGGTCGTTTAGTAAGATTACGTTTGTAAACCCCAGATAATTCAATGCACTTGTAACAAGACTCTCCTGAGTTTCAGCTGATACCGTCACCAATATTTTTATATTTTTT
Protein-coding regions in this window:
- a CDS encoding threonylcarbamoyl-AMP synthase, which translates into the protein MPDALEAAAKALSDGQIIAYPTETFYALGVAFYNEDALERLSVLKERADNKPFPLIAGSVEAIKSIVTSLDDKTLKLGQIYWPGPLTVILKAKQEFHNRFISSNEGTIAVRIPGESFALNLAQYLNYPITSTSANPSGYPPPADADTVLKYFFGSGSIDVVIDGGKTPGGAPSTIVEVTEEIKVLRKGVVNVF
- a CDS encoding cyclic nucleotide-binding domain-containing protein, whose amino-acid sequence is MEKNIKILVTVSAETQESLVTSALNYLGFTNVILLNDHRNMIGYLIREKCDLVIVDNQTLKADNENLLKAVKAHNSLAKLRVLTIVSDDINVNELKRLYDNGVSSVLKFPFQMNELLKAINDAIRSIPSAVTDTFTKIRKLDFFSFMADEDVYKLLRMAKCRKYKRNDLIFEEGQPGDRFYVIIEGSVSIIKVLGDGLEEVLHTLEPGACFGEMAILENATRSARARSDEDVMLFELDKRIMDGYDDIVTLKVFKKLAYVFSERLRKADSKIKELALYSYSRQ